The Candidatus Hydrogenisulfobacillus filiaventi sequence CCCCGCAGGGCCCACCGTTCGATCCCCACCAGGATGGCCCAGGTCAGGCGGCGCTGGTAGGCGGGGTCGAGGAGCTGGCGCTCCTCGGCGGGGTTGGTAATGAAGCCCACCTCGACGTTAATGGCGGGCATGCGGGCATGGCGCAGCACGTACTGGTCGATGCGGCTGACCTCCCGGCGGGTGCCGGTCAGGTGCTGCAGCTCGCTTTGCACATCCTCCGCCAAGAGCGCGCTCGACCGCCGGTCCCAGTAGAACGTCTGGGGCCCGCGCCAGGCAGCACCCGAGGAATTACAGTGGATGTCGATGAGGGCCACGGCCCCGGTGCGGTTGATGAACTGCACCCGGTCCTGGACGCGGAACTTCTTGCGGGACGGGATGTCCCCCGGCTGGGACCAGGTGTAGACCACCTCCGCCCCCGCCGCCGTCAGCCAGCGGCCCAGGGCGTGAGCCATAGCCAGATTGATGGTGTCCTCCCGGCTCACCCGCCCCAGGGCGCCGGGATCGAAGCCGCCGTGGCCGGGATCAATGACAAACCGTTTGCCGGCCAACAGGTCCCCGGGGAGCGGGGTGGGCGCTGCCAGAGCCAGGCTGTCCACCCGCCGGCCGGGCTTGCCGGCGGCCAGCACCAGGGCACCGCTCAGGAGGACCGCCGCCCCCCACACCAGCGTGCGCGGCGTCCGCCCGCGATCCCTCTGCCCCATGCTATCCCTCCCCGGACAGGCTATGCCGGGACAGGCTGCCGCTATTCCCGCTCCGGCGGGCACCACCCGCACCCGGGACGCAGCCCGGCCGCCAGGACCTCGGGCCGGTTGTCGGCGGGGTGACATACCACCCAGCGCCGCATGGCCGCCAGCACCCGGCCCAGCTCCGGACCTTCCAGGCCGGTCAGGGTCGCCACCGTCCGCCCGTCCAGCGCCGGCGTCACCGGTTCCCATGCAGGGTCCCCCGCCCGGGCCCAGCCCTGGAGCACCGCCCATTCCCGCCAGAGACCGGCGTCAGGCCCCCCGGCCCGGCACCGGCAGGCCAGGGTCCCGGCATCGGTCTGCCAGGGATCGGGGCCGCTAAAAGCGGCCACCCAGGCACGCCGCCAGGTCCGTGGCAGCGGCCAGCGGGCGACCCAGGCCGCCCCCGCCCCGCCCTCGAGCCCGTAGGCGCGCGCCAGCAGGAAAAGGGCGAGCCCGGGCCCGGCCCCGTCAGGGGCCAGGGCCCGGGGCCAACGGCCCGGCCACTCCAGGGCAAAGGCCAATCCTAAAGCCCCCAACAGGCGCCATCCCCGGGCCGGCCCCTGCGCCAGGCGCCCGGCCTCCGCCAACCGCCGCTCCCGGGAAACGGCCAGTAATCCCGTCCGCTCGGCCCACGCCGCCTCAAAGGTGGCGGCATCGATGGTCAGGTTGTAGACGCCCGCCAGACGGGCCAGACGCAACACGCGCAGCGCGTCCTCCCGGAAGCGGCGGCGCGGGTCCCCCACCGCCCGCAAACGGCGGGCGGCCAGGTCCTCCAGCGCCCCGGGCGGGCCACCCAGCCGGGAGGCCCCGTCCCAGACCACGGCATTGAGGGTGAAGTCCCGGCGGGCCAGATCCCGGCCCAGGACCCGGGTAAACCGCACCCGCCCCGGCCGCCGCCGGTCGGCATAGTCCCCTTCCTCCCGCATGGTGGTGACCTCCACCCCGCCGGGGATCCGCACCGTCCCGAACCGCAATCCCGGGGCCACGGCCCCCGGAAACAGGGCCAGGACCCGGTCCGGCGGCGCGCTGGTGACCAGGTCCCAGTCCTCCGGGGTCCGCCCCCAATACAAATCCCGCACCGCGCCTCCCACCACATATGCCATCTCCCCGGCCTGCCGCAGGCGCTGCAGGGCAGCAGCCACCACCGGCGGCAACCGCCAGGCGGCGGTATCGGCCGCTTGCCATTGCACCAGGTCCCTTGACTCCCCCATGCCCATTTGCCACCATCCCGAATAACTACCCGTAGCCCCGGGTTACACCACGGTCAATGCGGTAGGATGCGCCGCGGAACGGTTGTACTTTCCTTGTATTATGTACAAAGTCGATACACCGTGTTACATTACTCTCTGGGAGGGATAGACCGTGGTTGGAGCGAAGATTCGTGACCTTAGAAAAAAGCTGGGATTAACCCAGGAACAGCTCGCGGGCACCCAGCTGACCAAGAGCTACGTCAGCCAGGTCGAGCTGGGGCGTATCAACCCCTCACCCAAGGCCCTGGAGATTATCGCTAAACGGCTGGGTAAGCCGGTGGGCTATTTTGTCGAGAACGGGGACGACCTCCGGACCATCGACATCCTGCTCAAGGCGGCCCAGGCTTTGTGGACGTCCGGACGCCTGGATGAGGGCATGCTGGGCCTGAAGGAGGCCATGACCCTGGCCGAGCGGACCGGCCGGGAGGACATCCTGGCCCGCATCAAGTTTGCCATGGGCCGGATCGAGATGGCCCAGGGACATCGCAAGGAGGCGATGGCCCTCCTGGAGGAAAGCCTGCGCCTGGTCGACGTCACCGAGAATCCCCAGGATGCGGTGGAAATCGCCAACACCCTAGGTATGGTCGCAGCCCGCAACAGCCAGTTCCATCGGGCGATGGATGCCTTCCGCCAGGCGCTGGAATTTGCCGGTCATCTGGACGACGAGCACATCGACCTGCGGGTGGACGCTGCCCAGCATTACGGTGATTTCTGCTTCGAGCACCAGCAGTGGCTGTCGGCCCAGGAACTGTACGAGCAGGCCCTGGCGGAAACCGGCCCCCGGCTGTCCAATGCCAAACGCGCCTACCTCCTGGCCCGCATCGCCAACACCCAGTGGGCCTCCGGCCATCAGACCGAGGCGTTGCAGCTGGTGGACCAGGTGATGAGCCTGGCGGAGCAGATCAGCCAGGAGGACCGGGCCATCGTGCACGCCGACGTGGCGCGGGTGTTCATCTCCGCCCGGCGTTACAACGAGGCTCACGACCTGCTGGCCTCCAGCCTGGAGGTCCTGGAGGAGCACGCCTACCTCGACGGCGCGGCCACCGTCCTCGACCAGCTGCTGCTGCTGGCGGGCGAAGCCAAGAACGACGCCTGGCTCACCCGCTGGGCCAATCGCGCCCTCACCGACGCCGGGGACACCCCGCGGTGGCGGGCGGTCAAGGTCCGCGCCTACCGGCTGCTGGCCCGGCGCGCCCGGGAGGCAGGCAACCTGGAGGAGGCCGACGCTCATATGCGGCATGCCCTGGCCCTGGCCAGTGACGAAACCCGCCAGGCGGTCATGCTGGAGGCCTTGCTGATCCGGTTGGAAAAGGGCGACGAAACCGCCCTGGGCGGCATCTGGGACTACGTGGTAACCCCGGAGCTGCTCACCCTGCCGCGGCCGGAATTCACCCCCCACGGCGCCCCCC is a genomic window containing:
- a CDS encoding MurNAc-LAA domain-containing protein, whose product is MGQRDRGRTPRTLVWGAAVLLSGALVLAAGKPGRRVDSLALAAPTPLPGDLLAGKRFVIDPGHGGFDPGALGRVSREDTINLAMAHALGRWLTAAGAEVVYTWSQPGDIPSRKKFRVQDRVQFINRTGAVALIDIHCNSSGAAWRGPQTFYWDRRSSALLAEDVQSELQHLTGTRREVSRIDQYVLRHARMPAINVEVGFITNPAEERQLLDPAYQRRLTWAILVGIERWALRGRWPESLLQQPPPRDLLRR
- a CDS encoding putative PolyA_pol domain-containing protein (Evidence 3 : Putative function from multiple computational evidences), whose product is MGMGESRDLVQWQAADTAAWRLPPVVAAALQRLRQAGEMAYVVGGAVRDLYWGRTPEDWDLVTSAPPDRVLALFPGAVAPGLRFGTVRIPGGVEVTTMREEGDYADRRRPGRVRFTRVLGRDLARRDFTLNAVVWDGASRLGGPPGALEDLAARRLRAVGDPRRRFREDALRVLRLARLAGVYNLTIDAATFEAAWAERTGLLAVSRERRLAEAGRLAQGPARGWRLLGALGLAFALEWPGRWPRALAPDGAGPGLALFLLARAYGLEGGAGAAWVARWPLPRTWRRAWVAAFSGPDPWQTDAGTLACRCRAGGPDAGLWREWAVLQGWARAGDPAWEPVTPALDGRTVATLTGLEGPELGRVLAAMRRWVVCHPADNRPEVLAAGLRPGCGWCPPERE
- a CDS encoding Transcriptional regulator: MVGAKIRDLRKKLGLTQEQLAGTQLTKSYVSQVELGRINPSPKALEIIAKRLGKPVGYFVENGDDLRTIDILLKAAQALWTSGRLDEGMLGLKEAMTLAERTGREDILARIKFAMGRIEMAQGHRKEAMALLEESLRLVDVTENPQDAVEIANTLGMVAARNSQFHRAMDAFRQALEFAGHLDDEHIDLRVDAAQHYGDFCFEHQQWLSAQELYEQALAETGPRLSNAKRAYLLARIANTQWASGHQTEALQLVDQVMSLAEQISQEDRAIVHADVARVFISARRYNEAHDLLASSLEVLEEHAYLDGAATVLDQLLLLAGEAKNDAWLTRWANRALTDAGDTPRWRAVKVRAYRLLARRAREAGNLEEADAHMRHALALASDETRQAVMLEALLIRLEKGDETALGGIWDYVVTPELLTLPRPEFTPHGAPLAGATRPLAPAR